The nucleotide sequence TTCGTCCTGCCGCCCGAGCTCGTCGACGTCCTCGTCCGCCTTCAGGGGCAGTTCGACGAGCGGGCCGCCGCGTACGCCGAGCACACCGCGTACGCCGAGCTGCTGCGCGAGACACGGCGGAGCCTGTCAAGGGTCGCCGACTCCCTTGAGCGGCTCGCCGTGCCCCGTCAGCGCACCGGCGCCGCCGTCGCGCTCACCCCGCAGGAACTCGTCGAGTCCTGGGCCATCACCGGGGACGTGCGGATGGTCGCCAGCTGCCTCGCCCCCGCCCTGGTCCGCGGCGGCGTCCGCTACCGCGCCCAGGACGTCATCCGGCACACCGGCCTCTCCTGCGAGCGCGTCCGGGACTGCGTACGCCTGCTGCTCGAACGGGGCTGCATGCGGGAGGTCGGCGGGCCCGACGCCGACGGGGCGCGGATCTACGTCCTGCCCTGAGCCGGCACGACCACGACCTGGTACGCGTCCTCGTACACGATCCTGCCCGGGTCCGCCGACTCCAGGCGGACGCAGGGCACCCCGTGGTCCCGCAGGATCCGCAGGTACGGGGCGACCCGGGCCAGCGCCTCCGTCGCCGTCGGACGGAACCAGGCGGCCGCGCCCGGGTTCCGTTCCGGGTCGTAGACCGTCGGGTCGACCGCGGTCGGGTCGGGGAAGTGGGCGTCGTACCAGTCGTTCGAGGCGCGCCAGACCGCCCACTCCTCG is from Streptomyces venezuelae ATCC 10712 and encodes:
- a CDS encoding BRO family protein, which translates into the protein MDAIDIDDLVCAATGAPLRRLTAPDGTHWFPVVDVAKRLGYAGSREALRTVALPVTCLASAREITGGEVPGRSGIRAATRMVSLQGLVQLVGACRRPEAGPFRAWTAEVIAAVQRYGGYGLEPSPVHAGFVLPPELVDVLVRLQGQFDERAAAYAEHTAYAELLRETRRSLSRVADSLERLAVPRQRTGAAVALTPQELVESWAITGDVRMVASCLAPALVRGGVRYRAQDVIRHTGLSCERVRDCVRLLLERGCMREVGGPDADGARIYVLP